From the Polaribacter gangjinensis genome, the window AACCAAAATTTCATATCCTCCATTTCGTCCTTTGATTGGCGGAATTATAGTTGCTGCAGCCATTTGGATGATTGGCACTACAAAATACATTGGTTTGGGAATTCCTACGATTGTTGATTCTTTTGAAAATCAATTGCCAATATATGATTTTGCTATCAAAATGGCATTTACAATCATAACTCTTTCTGCAGGTTTTAAAGGGGGTGAAGTAACTCCGTTGTTTTTTATTGGAGCAACTTTAGGCAGTGCACTAAGCCTATTTATTCCTTTGCCAACAGCATTGTTAGCAGGAATGGGTTTTGTGGCTGTTTTTTCGGGAGCAACAAATACGCCTATTGCTTGTACTCTAATGGGAATTGAATTATTTGGCATTGAAAGTGGTGTATATATTGCGATTGCCTGTGTCGTTTCGTATTTACTTTCTGGTCATCACAGCATTTACAACAGCCAAAAAATAGGCGAACCAAAACATGTGTTTTTTTCAAAAGAAAAAGGAAAAAGACTGCATGAATTGTAGTCAATTTCCTTAAATTTTGAGGAGAAAATCGCCCCGAAATTTCGGAGGTATCTTAAAGCTCTATCTACTTAAGCTTAAAATAGATGAAAATTTTGTGGAGAAGATCGGGCTCGAACCGACGACCTCTACGCTGCCAGCGTAGCGCTCTAGCCAACTGAGCTACATCCCCAAAATTTACCTTAGTTTTTGTAAAAATTAACGGTAAAATATGACCCAAAAATAATAATAATTTGTTTTTAAAAATTAAAAAAACAAAGAACTAAAATTTAAAAAAATATCAAAAGTCGATAATTATAGTTTAGTTACTTTAACCGCATTCATACCACGCATTCCTTTTTCTAATTCAAAAGAAACTTTATCATTTTCAACAATTTGATCAATCAAACCACTAACGTGAGTAAAATATTTTTCGTTGTTTTCTGCATCAATAATGAATCCAAATCCTTTAGAAGTATCAAAAAATGAAACTTTCCCTTTTCTTACAGGATCTTCTTGTGGTAAATCTTCTTTTTTGGTAACAGAAATCTGAATGTCATCTACATCATATTCAACTTTCATAGTTGGATCTGGTGGTGTATCTGTTAAGTTTCCCAAGTGATCAACGTAAGCAAATTGAATTCCTCCTGTTCCATTTTCTTGTTTTTCTGCTTTTCTAGCATCCATTTTTTTTTGCTTATCTAAACGTTTTTTTAAACGTTTTTTTTCTTTTTCTGTTTTACTAAAGGTTTGTTGCGATTTGGCCATTTAAAATCTAAAATAATCTAATTAATATGCTGCTAAGACAAAATACTTAACAGAAATCGAAATAAACACTAAAGTTATTTTAAGTTTTTGGATGTGAAGTATTTTAATGCTGCAAAGATACTCATAAATATTGAGATTGTAAGGTCTTTTTATTTATGTTAAAAAAAATATAAATTACCATTAAATGATTTGATATGATAGCAATGCTATTATATTTGCAATCAAATATTTTGATAATGAGAAATTTATTGTCTGTACTTAAAATTGCTGTCCCTGATAAAATATTTATCAAGGATCCTGAGACTTCTGATTTAGGTAAAAAAATCATTGAACATAGTATTTATTTAATTGATGAAGTTGGTTTTGAAAGTTTTACTTTTAAAAAATTAGGAGTCAAAATTGGCTCAAACGAAAGCTCTATTTATCGTTATTTTGAAAGTAAACACAAATTGCTTTTATATTTAACTTCTTGGTATTGGGCTTGGTTAGAATATCAATTGGTTATTGAAACTTTTAGTATTTCTGACCAAAAAGAAAAGCTTGAAAAAGCGATTTCCATTGTAACAAGAACCGTGGAAGAGGACTCAAATTTTTCTCATATAAATGAGATTCTGTTGTATAAAATTATCGTAAATGAAAGTTCTAAATCATTTTTAACCAAAAATGTTCAAGAAGAAAATAAAAATGGTTATTTTGAGGTTTATAAACGATTGGTTACGAGAATAGAAGAAATGATTTCAAATGTTGAGCCTTCTTATCCATATGCTTTAAGTTTGTCAAGTACCATAATTGAAGGTAGTTTGCATCAACATTTTTTACAAGAACACTTTCCTTCGATTACAAATTGCGGGCAAGAAGTTTCTCCAACCATATTTTTTACAAATTTAGTTTCTAAAACTTTAGGATATACCAATGAATAAAGAACAATTAAATCCTTGGCAACGCTTTTTAGGCTTGCTTAGATTGGAGAAAAGAGAAATATTTCAAATTTTTTATTATGCAATTTTTGGTGGAGTTGTTTCCTTGTCTTTACCACTTGGTATTCAGGCAATTATCAATTTAATTCAAGGTGCACAAGTTTCCACTTCATGGGTTGTTCTAGTAATTTTAGTAACTATTGGAGTAACATTTTCTGGTGCATTACAATTGATGCAATTGCGAATTATAGAAACTATTCAACAGCGAATTTTTGTAAGAGCGTCATTCGAATTGAGTTATCGTTTTCCAAAAATAAAAATGATGGAATTGCGCAATTATTATCCACCTGAATTGGCAAACCGTTTTTTTGATACGTTAACCATCCAAAAAGGATTGTCAAAAATTTTGATTGATGTGCCTACAGCTGTGTTGCAAATTCTTTTTGCACTGATTTTGTTGTCATTTTACCATCCGTTTTTTATCATCTTCGGATTATTATTACTGCTATTAATATTTGTGGTCTTCAAATTTACTGCTAGTAAAGGATTAGAAACTAGTTTGGTAGAATCAAAAAACAAGTACAAGGTAGCACATTGGATTCAAGAAGTTGCAAGAACTGTTGTGAGTTTTAAACTTTCAGGAACCACAAATTTGGCAGTAACAAAAAATGACGAATTGGTGAGTAAATATTTAGAGGCTAGAGAAAGTCACTTTAAAATTTTGATTCTCCAATTTACACAAATGATTGGTTTTAAAGTAATTGTAACTGCAAGTTTGTTATTGATTGGTGGTGCTTTGGTTTTGAGTCAAGAAATGAATATTGGACAATTTGTTGCGGCAGAAATCATCATTCTTTTAGTAATTGCCTCTGTTGAAAAATTAATTGTTGGGTTAGAATCTTTTTATGACGTACTAACTTCAATTGAAAAAATTGGTCAAGTCGTTGATAAAAAAATGGAAGATCAAGATGGTGAAAAACCAGTTTTTAAAGATGAAATGCTCATTGAACTAGATCATGTTTCTTATGAGGTAAAAAACAGAGAAAAATTCATAGTTCAAGACATTTCCTTAAAAATTGAACCAAGAAGCAGAATGTTAATTACAGGTGAAAGTGGTTCTGGAAAATCGAGTTTATTGCGTTTGATTTCTGGAATTATAGAACCAACTGCCGGTTATATTTACGTAAATAATTTTTCACTAAATAGCTTGTTTTTAAATCATTATAGGTCAAAATTAGGGATGTCTTTGTCTGAAGAAACTCCGTTTGAAGGCACAATCAGAGAAAATCTAATTTTTAGTAATGATAAGTTTAAAGACGATAAAATCTGTGAAGTTTTAGAAATTGTTGGCTTGGGTCAATTTTTAAAAGAACAATCTAAAGGTTTAGAAACCGTGATAAAACCCGAAGGAAAACAAATTTCTTTTACTGTGGCTAAAAAGTTAATTTTAGCAAGAGCTATCATTAAAGAACCTAAATTATTAATTCTTGAAGATCCTTTGGATCAATTCAATTTAGAAGAAACAGTTCGCATAATTGATTATTTGACCGATGTTTCAAGACCTTGGTCATTGATTGTAGTGAGCAGTAAAAAAAGCTGGAAAATGAAGTGTAACAAAATTATTACTCTCGAAAACGGAAAAATTAAATCTATAAAATAAAAACGATGTTAAATATATCTAACAACGAGTTGTACAAAACAGTAGATTTAACAACTTATAAATCTGGAAAATCTATTTTTTCAAAACAATATTACAAAGTACTAAATAAGTTTTTATTGGTATTTGCCATCTTCGTATTGATTATTCTGTTTTTACCCTGGACACAAAATATCACAGGCAATGGTTTGGTAACTACCTTAACGCCTGAGCAAAGACCACAAACAATTCAATCGCAAATTCCTGGTAGAATTGAAGAATGGTATGTAAGAGAAGGTGATATTGTAAAAAAAGGGGATACAATTTTACGCATTTCAGAGATTAAAAGTGAGTATTTTGATGATTTATTGATTGAAAGAACCAATCAGCAAATCAATGCAAAATCATCTTCTGTAAACGCTTACGACTCTAAAGTACAGGCTTTAGAAAGACAAATTGAAGCGTTGATTGAAGAACGAAAATTAAAATTAGAACAAACCCAAAATAAGTTATTACAAGCTAAACTTAAAGTAAAAAGTGATAGTATCGATTTTGAGGCGGCCAAAACGAATATTGCTATTGCCCAAAGACAATACAATCGTACTGAAACCTTAGAAAAAGAAGGAATTTTAGCTATCAAAGATGTTGAAGAAAAGCGTTTAAAATTGCAAGAAACTCAAGCAAAATTAATTTCACAAGAAAACAAATTATTGGCATCTAAAAACGAAGTAATCAATGCTAAAGTAGAAATTTCAACTGTAAAAGCTAGCTATGCTGATAAAATTTCGAAAGCGCAATCTGATAAGTTTACGGCAGAATCAAGTGGCTTTGAGGCTGTTGCTGAAGTAACAAAACTACAAAATACCAATAGCAATTACATTGTTAGAAATAGTTTGTTATATATAACTGCACCACAAGATGGTTTCATCAATAAAGCCATCAAAGGTGGTATTGGAATGACTTTTAAAGAAGGAGAAGATTTAGTGGGAATTATGCCTGCAAATTATGATTTGGCTGTAGAAACTTTTGTAAGACCTATTGATTTGCCTTTACTACATATTGGCGAAAAAGTTCGCGTTCAATTCGATGGTTGGCCTGCTATTGTTTTTAGTGGTTGGCCAAACGTTTCTTACGGAACATATGGTGCTGAAGTAATTGCTATTGAACGTTTTATATCTGATAATGGAAAATACCGAGTGTTGTTAGCACCTGATAAAACTGATCATTCTTGGCCTGAAGTTCGCGTTGGTTCAGGAGCAAGAACCATTGCTTTGTTAGAAGATGTGCCAATTTGGTTCGAACTTTGGAGACAGTTAAACAGCTTCCCTCCTAATTATTATCAACCAGAAGGTAAGTCAAAAGAAGCTGCTAAAGAGAAAAAATAATCCATGAAAAAATATTTTTTACTGTTGTTTTTATTCGTGCTCACTAGACTTTCTGCGCAAGAAAATCTGAATTCTGTAATGACGTTGTCAGAGTTTTTGGGCTATGTAAAAACATATCATCCTATTGTAAAACAAGCCAATTTGGTCATCAATAATAGCGAAGCTAAATTATTGAAAGCTAGAGGTGCTTTTGATCCAAAAATTGAAGTTGATTTTGATAAAAAACAATTTAAAGATACTGAGTATTATAACAAATTGAATGGTGCTTTCAAAATTCCGACTTGGTATGGAATTGAGTTGAAAGCCAATTTTGAAAATAATGATGGTACCTACTTAAATCCTGAGGCTTTAGTGCCTACTGATGGTTTGTATGCAGCCGGAATTTCAGCTTCTTTGCTCCGAAATTTCGTGATTAACGAACGAATGGCGTCTTTAAAACAAGCAAAATTATTCATTAATCAAGCCAAAGAAGATCAGCAAATTTTAGTCAATGAAATTTTGTACAATGCTTCTTTATCTTATTTTGATTGGTTAAAAACCTACAATGAAAAACGCATTTACGAAGAGTTTTTAGAGAATGCTAAAATTCGATTCAATGGTGTAAAGGCTTCATTCATACAGGGTGATAAACCTGCAATAGATACGCTTGAAGCAGGAATTACATTGAATGACAGAAAGTTAAATCTTGAAAAAGCGCGCATCAAATTCATCAAAGCTTCTTTAGAATTGTCAAACTTTTTATGGCTTACAAACAATACCCCAATTGAGTTGCAAGAAAACATCATTCCTGATGTAAATAGTCTTGAAACGGTTGATACCAGTCTTAACATTGCGTTGTTTAATGATGCTGATTTTGATATTAACAATCATCCAAAAATTAAATCTCTAGGATTTAAAATTGAAAGTTTGAATGTTGATAAAAATTTAAAAATGAACAATTTATTGCCAAAATTGGATGTTCAATACAACTTTTTAACGCAAACTCCTAGAGTTGCCAATTCATTGATTGTGGATAATTTTAAAGCCGGATTAACTTTTCAATTGCCTTTATTTTTAAGAAAAGAACGTGGAGATTTAAAGCTGGCCAGAATCAAATTGCAAGAAACCGTGTTTGAAAATGAAGTAACCAAAGTAACCATTAAAAACGAGGTAAATGCGGTACAACAAGAATTGAATTCTTTCATCACTCAAACGAATTTCATCAACGGAATCGTAAAAGATTATGGTACATTGTTGGATGCTGAAAATCGCAAATTTTTTATCGGAGAAAGTTCGTTGTTTTTAGTAAATTCTCGTGAATCAAAATTGATTGAATCTAAACTCAAAGCCATAGATATTCAGAATTTATTTTTTAAAACCAAAGCAAAATTATTCAAAGCTGCTGTAATTTCTATTGCTGAATAAAGGTTTAAACGTTTGCATTTTTCTATTTTTTTTAACCACTGAAATCTCTGGTTTTAGCATATTCAACTCTTTATTTTCAATTCTTCATTAATTTTTCATACATTTAGTCATCAATTAAAAAACTACTAAATTATGACACAAAATTCAAACAAACCTGCAACCTCTTTTTGGGTAATTGGGGTTTTAGCTCTCATTTGGAATGCTTTGGGAGTAATGGCATATCTTGGTCAAAAACTCATGACCGATGAAATGAAAGCCATGGTTCCTGCTGATCAATTAGAAATTATCGAAAACACACCAGCTTGGGCTACAGCTGCTTTTGCAGTTGCAGTTTGGTTTGGGCTTTTGGGATGTATTGTGCTGTTAATGCGAAAAAAAATAGCGACAACGCTTTTTATCATCTCAATAATTGGAGTTTTAACACAGTTAGTGTACAATTTATTTTTAACAAATGCGATAGAAGTTTTTGGCAATCAAAGTTTGATACAGCCATTAGTTACCGTAAGTGTAAGTGTATTTTTAATTTGGCACGCTAAAAAATGTGCTGATGACGGAATTTTATCGTAATCATTCATAAAAAAGCTGCAAAAAGCAGCTTTTTTTATTCAAATAAGGCTGCTAAAAATTCAGCTACACAAGCTGGCTTTTCTTGACCTTTGATTTCTATGGTGCACAAAAAAGTAATTTTAATACCATTCAATCCTAAATCTTCAATTTCTTTGACAGTTGCATGCATTCTCAATTCGCTATTAACTGGAACAGGATTTGGAAAACGTACTTTATTAAGTCCGTAATTCAAACCCATTTTCACACTTTTAATAGTAAATTGTTCTTCTAAAAGTTTCGAAATCATAGATACAGACATGAATCCATGAGCAACTGTACTTTTAAACGGACTTTCATTTTTGGCTCTTTTTTCATCTACATGAATCCATTGTTTATCCAAAGTAGCATTGGCAAAATCGTTGATCATTTCTTGAGTTACCAAATACCAATTTCCTTTTGGTAAAGGCTTTCCAATCATCGATTTGAAATCTTCAAAATCTTCAAAAATAACTGGGTTCATTGTGTTAGTGCTTGGTAAATAAATCATCTTTTATTTTGGGCAATTGCAAATGGTATTTTACTGCTACCCATCGTATAATAAAAATAATTGTTGCCGAAATGACAAAATTAATATTGTTATTCAAATGCAATACATCCAAAGTCAAATAAGATATTCCTCCTAACAAACAAGCAGACGCATAGATTTCTTTTTCAAAAATCAACGGAACTTTGTTTGTTAAAATATCTCTTAAAACTCCCCCAAAAACTGCAGAAATCATTCCCATAATCAACGCAACAATGGGATGCAATTCATAAGTCAATCCTTTTTGTAATCCCAACAACGTAAAAACTCCCAATCCAATAGAATCAAACAAAAACATGGTTTTACTTAGTGGTAAAATCTTACTTTTAAACAAAAAAGTGGTGATGACTGCTGCTAAAATCGTCCAAACATAGTTCAAATCGCCAATCCAATTGATAGGATGTGCGTTGATCAACACATCTCGCAACATGCCTCCTCCTACTGCCGTTACGAACGCAATAATCAGTACTCCAAATAAATCGAAATTTTTATCAGAAGCTACCAAAGCACCACTAATGGCAAAGGCAAAAGTTCCTAAAATATCAAGCGTATAAATCAATTCCATCTTACACAGTTACTTCTGTAAATTTGATTGACAGTTCTTTTTGCAATTGTTGAATTCGTTCTAGTTCCGAAGGTAAAATAAAAGCAATGGATGTACCTGATTTTCCTGCTCTAGCAGTTCGTCCACTTCTGTGAGTATAGTAATCATTGGTTTCTGGCAATTGATGATGAATGACAAATTCCAATCCTTTTACATCAATACCACGTGCTGAAACATCCGTAGAAATTAAGTATTGTAGACTTTCATTTTTAAAAGCACGCATCACTTTATCTCGTTCTTTTTGTTGCATATCTCCTTCTAAAGCCGCTGCTGAAAAACCATTTTCTATAAGTTGAGTGGCTAAATTTTGAGCACCTGCTTTGGTTCTACAAAAAATAATGCCTCTTTGCGAAGTTCTTTTTTCAAGAAACGCAATGATATCATCTGTTTTATCTTTGATCGTGGTTTTTGCAAATTGATGTCTGATGTTTGCATTCACCAAAAAATCTTTATTGATTTCTACTCTTGGCGCATTTGCATCCATATAAGTTTTGATTATTTTCTTAATTTCTTCAGGCATCGTAGCTGAAAATAACCACGTTTTTCTATCGGGCTTGGTCGTGAATTTTAAAATTCTATTCAAATCTTGTTTAAAACCCATGCTCAACATTTCGTCAGCTTCATCCAAAACTATGGTTTTAACATGACTGATATCTAAGGTTCCTCGCTCAATCAAATCGATCAAACGACCTGGAGTTGCAATCACAATATGGGTTGTTCTTGATAAATTGTACAATTGTTTGTCAATTTTTTCACCGCCAAAAACAGCTTCTAAAAAGATTTTTTCTTCAGAAAACTTCGTGAATTTGAACAGTTGTTTTTTTATCTGTTGCACCAATTCTCTTGTTGGCGATAAAATCAATGCTTGTATATGAGCTTGATTGGCATCTATTTGATGCAATAATGGCAATCCAAAAGCCACTGTTTTTCCAGTTCCTGTTTGTGCCAATCCAATAAAATCAGTTTTTGAATTTAATAAAATAGGCAACGCTTTTTGTTGAATTTCTGTTGGTTGCGAAATTCCGAGTTCTTTAAGAGCTTGAATGTACTTTTTATGAACTCCAAGTGCAGAAAATGTGGTCATTGTTTACAAATTTTGTGCAAAGATAGTTTTATAACTCTTAATTAGCGTGATAACGCAATGAATTTAAATGGATTTCCTTAAGAACCAATCCCTAAAATTTTCAATACTTTTTCTCTAATTCTTACTGGTTTTTGGGTCTTAGCATCTAACATTGCCCAAATAGTTTTGGCTGCAACCAACAAAGTATCGCCTTTATAAAACTCAATATGACGCACAGATGTCACGCCTTTGGTCTCTCCTACCCAAGTTTTAGCAATGATTTCATCACCCAAAAAAGCCTGATTTTTATAATCAATCTCGTGTTTCATGACTACCCAAATATATTCAGGCAAGGTATTTTGTTGGGTTAGAAATGCCCAATGTTTGGATGCAACAACTTCCATCCATTGTACATAAACTGCATTGTTTACATGATGTAATGTGTCAATAGCTTCTTCAGTAACTCGAAACTTTACAGAGAAAATCGTATGCATGCTGTTGGTTTTTACAAACTTAAAAAAATTAATATTCGCATAACTATTATTGATATGCTATTTTATAAAAAATCCTGATTATTTCTCATCTTTGCAACTGATTTATGGTAGAATTAGCAAACAATTTAGGAACAGAAAAAATTAGCAAACTGCTCATTAAACAAGCAGTACCAGCCACAATCGGAATTCTAGTAATGTCTATCAACATGATTGTTGATACCATTTTTGTAGGACAATGGATTGGTGTTTTGGCAATTGCAGCCATCACTGTAGTGCTACCAATTGCATTTTTAATTTCATCTATTGGCATGGGAATTGGTATTGGTGGAAGTTCTATCATTTCTAGAGCTTTGGGTGCAGGAAAATCTGACAAAGCCTTTTTAACTTTTGGAAATCAAATTAGCTTAACGATTTTATTAGCCATCATTTTTGTGATTTTGGGCGTGTTTTTTAGCGTACCAATTTTGACACTTTTCGGAGCCAAAGGAGAAATTTTACCCATTGCCGCTACTTATTTTGATGTGATTATTTATGGCGTTCCTTTTTTGGCATTTGCTATGATGGGAAATCCTGTGATTAGAGCCGAAGGAAAACCAAAGTTTGCCATGGTTGCTATGATCATTCCAGCTTTTGTAAATATTATCTTAGATATTGTTTTTATCAAATATTTCCATTGGGGAATGTGGGGCGCAGGATTGGCAACTTCCATTTCGTATGCGAGTTGTGGATTGTTTATTTTGTATTTCTTTTTATCTAACAAAAGTGAATTGAAAATCATCCCCAAAAACTTTATCATAGAACCTAAAATTGTTCGTGAAATTGTGGCTTTGGGTGGTGTAACTGTGGTTAGACAAGGTGCCATAAGTGTATTGATGATTGTTTTGAATTACTCTCTTTTTAAATATGGGGGCGAAATTGCCATTTCTGTATACGGAATCATCAACCGAGTAATGATGTTTGCGTTATCCCCTGTTTTGGGAGTTTCACAAGGATTTTTACCTGTGGCAGGTTTCAATATTGGTGCACAAAAAAAGGAACGCGTAAAAGAAACTATCAAAACAGCCATCGCTTTTGGAACGGTGTTGGGAACCATCATTTTTGTGGGAATTTTGATTTTTAAAGAAGAAATCATTCGCATTTTTACGACGGATACCACTTTGATTGCTGATACTCCTCATGCTTTGCTAGTGGTGTTTTTAGTAACGCCTATTGTGACCATGCAATTGATTGGTTCTGCGTATTTTCAAGCAGCAGGAAAAGCAATGCCCGCTTTGATTTTAACCTTACTCAAACAAGGAATTTTCTTGATTCCACTCGCCTATTTTTTACCCAAATATTTTGGCGTTGAAGGTGTTTGGTGGTCGTTTCCAATTTCGGATGTATTGTCAACGATCATTACCATTATCGTTGTAAAACGAGAGATGAACAAACATCTTACAGTATAGATTCTCCGTTTAAATTGGTAGTTAAAATATCACTGAATAAATCAAAAAACGGACGCAATGCCTTGAAAGTGTTGTCAACTTCAGCGATAAAATTTTCAGATAAAACCTCTTTATCAGTAAAATTTCTCTGAGCAATAAAGCCTTTTTTTCTGAGCAAATCCAATTCAGGATGCTCTTTATCAAAACCTCTTGGTGCTGTTTTTAACTCTTCAAAACATTCAAACTTTCCGCCAAAATACTGTTGATACGTTGGGTCATTTAAAATGGCTTTGATATCAGTAGCATCTTGTGCTATTTCTTGACGAATTCTGTGTAAATCTTCTTTGTTAGGTTCCCAAAAACCACCTGCAACCAAAGAAGCTCCTGGTTTGATTCTGATAAAATAACCACCTCGTAACTCTTTTCCCAAACGCGAAAATGAGTTCGCAAAATGAGGTTTGTACGGAGTTTTATCGTTCGAAAAACGAACGTCTCTGTAAATACGCATCATTTTTGAGGTTTCTATTTGGTCGTGTTTTTGAAGATTACCGTGAATTGCTGCAAAAACAGTTTTGGCATTTTGTTGGGCTGCCAAAAATAGTTTCTTGTGATCGGTAAACCAATCTCGGTTGTTATTTTCAGCTAAGTCTTGTAAGAATTGAAAGGTTGCTTTTTCGATACTCATTTCTATGAATTTAAAACGGTAAATTACAAAATAGATTTGTAATTTAGGGCTTGGTATGCAGCAAAATTCAAAAGAAATTCAAAAAAGATACGAAGGGTTTTTACAAACACCTTTTTTGTGGACAACCACTTTGCATGGATTGAAACCCTTTCTTTGTGCCCCAAAATTTACGAAAATAAACCTTGAGATTGATGAAAATCAACGATTGGGAAAATACATTGAACGCTTTGTTTCTTTTGAATTTCAACAACAAGAATCCATCAATATCATTGCAGAAAATATTCAAATTCAGCAAGACAAACTCACTTTGGGCGAATTGGATTGCCTTCTTTATAAA encodes:
- a CDS encoding DUF2461 domain-containing protein codes for the protein MSIEKATFQFLQDLAENNNRDWFTDHKKLFLAAQQNAKTVFAAIHGNLQKHDQIETSKMMRIYRDVRFSNDKTPYKPHFANSFSRLGKELRGGYFIRIKPGASLVAGGFWEPNKEDLHRIRQEIAQDATDIKAILNDPTYQQYFGGKFECFEELKTAPRGFDKEHPELDLLRKKGFIAQRNFTDKEVLSENFIAEVDNTFKALRPFFDLFSDILTTNLNGESIL